In the Harmonia axyridis chromosome 3, icHarAxyr1.1, whole genome shotgun sequence genome, one interval contains:
- the LOC123676392 gene encoding uncharacterized protein LOC123676392 isoform X2, whose protein sequence is MSYLGAIGYIMSESGIEDLWTTVYAGDSVKKMLTGHAYARALRAHIMSFTALGIIICRSLKPSDEFQDSIKKFFGTWDSEPPLLTDCDDEPVITDMCERFVQQLAVMEKNGPTSKLWIQYFKSIIIALQFLEAERLGNWELHLQSVKEMLPFFHASGHYPYAKYAQIYLQQMADLELIMDPGEYDEFTKEGFFTIRRSEKAWAGIWSDMVIEQTLNRFFGTDLKHGRGVTSSVVTRYLVAMPSAFNIMECLETYCKIESSNSEQHVDISRSRITKDEVGIKKFLFWLDERNPFEVRTSLVSLSTGIIGGPTINCHNAVEVGLQGIATMVGKNIDNVSLSNAFKVKTLANAKSGMHIGDDFVAVDSFLLIQRISVFFHGNVEETRNALKYELSPFPLSLFDEHGLMRKTPKSELYNVFQPYIQSPALISGSGSIFVIDGGWLLHSYVWPHGKKYSDICNLYYSYLIKNFGSNVTVIFDGYSKETIGIKSYERYRRKEKCVAADVEISEDNLVTLTQKKFLSNIANKKQFVNLLSNNLQNRGISTNIASEDADLLIVKTAIDLKRRRNQSVTIVGNDIDLLIILISLVSDEEVIYFYKMTPGKQANVIYSTEYDKNLKPFLLFAHAFAGCDTTSAIFKKGKKSIISLLKKKPDLQALISVFYESNRSIEELYAVSEKIIFHLYGQSITDELTLGELRYRIFSLSAAAFKKEVILASLPPTESALREHTKRVYYQIQQWLGNNLNPDDWGWRRTLFMMIPIMSNAEPAPKELIDKVSCSCKTNCLSARCGCKKSGLKCNKFCKSCQGQSCDNASARSFNLEDDENEDKEDEERDDSDDENDDDGNVYEDENDGEEETTVEDEEQENEAICTGRKTVKNTRSKVSTQKNQLCISKM, encoded by the exons ATGTCATACCTGGGAGCAATCGGTTACATTATGTCTGAGAGTGGAATTGAAGATTTATGGACAACAGTCTATGCAGGTGATTCTGTAAAGAAAATGTTAACTGGTCATGCTTATGCTAGAGCGTTGCGAGCTCATATCATGTCGTTCACCGCACTTGGTATTATAATTTGTAGAAGCTTGAAACCTTCGGATGAATTCCAAGATTCTATTAAAAAGTTTTTCGGTACGTGGGATTCAGAACCTCCACTTCTAACAGATTGTGATGACGAACCAGTAATAACTGATATGTGCGAAAGATTTGTACAGCAACTGGCAGTGATGGAAAAAAATGGTCCAACATCTAAATTATGGATCCAGTATTTCAAAAGCATTATTATTGCATTGCAATTTTTAGAAGCGGAACGATTAGGCAATTGGGAACTACACTTACAAAGCGTCAAAGAGATGTTACCATTCTTCCATGCAAGTGGACATTATCCATATGCGAAATACGCTCAAATTTATTTGCAACAAATGGCTGACCTCGAGTTAATTATGGATCCAGGAGAATATGACGAATTCACGAAGGAAGGTTTTTTTACAATTCGTAGATCCGAAAAAGCATGGGCTGGAATTTGGTCAGACATGGTTATTGAACAGACCCTCAATCGTTTCTTCGGTACTGACTTGAAGCATGGAAGAGGTGTTACTTCCAGTGTTGTAACAAGATATTTAGTAGCAATGCCATCAGCATTCAATATCATGGAATGTTTAGAGACATATTGCAAGATTGAATCAAGCAACAGTGAACAACATGTTGATATTTCAAGAAGTAGAATCACAAAAGATGAAgtaggaattaaaaaatttttgttttggcttgatgaaagaaATCCATTTGAGGTTAGAACTTCATTAGTATCACTCTCTACTGGAATCATAGGTGGACCAACAATTAATTGTCATAATGCAGTAGAAGTTGGATTGCAAGGTATAGCTACCATGGTtggtaaaaatattgataacgtTTCTTTGTCTAACGCGTTCAAAGTGAAAACACTTGCAAATGCGAAAAGTGGTATGCATATTGGCGATGATTTTGTTGCTGTCGACTCATTCTTGTTAATTCAGAGAATATCAgtattttttcatggcaatGTTGAAGAAACACGCAATGCATTGAAGTACGAGTTGTCACCGTTTCCTCTGAGCTTATTCGACGAACATGGATTAATGAGAAAAACACCAAAGTCAGAATTGTATAACGTTTTCCAGCCATACATTCAATCGCCTGCCTTAATATCTGGATCTGgatcaatttttgtaattgatGGTGGCTGGCTTCTGCATAGCTATGTTTGGCCGCATGGAAAGAAATACTCAGACATTTGTAACCTTTACTACTCTTATCTTATTAAAAATTTTGGATCTAACGTGACAGTCATATTCGACGGCTACTCGAAGGAAACAATAGGAATTAAGTCCTACGAAAGATATCGCAGAAAAGAAAAATGTGTTGCTGCAGATGTTGAGATTTCTGAAGATAATCTCGTGACCTTGACCCAAAAGAAGTTCCTGTCCAATATTGCAAATAAGAAACAATTTGTAAACTTACTGAGTAATAATCTTCAAAACCGTGGTATTAGCACGAATATAGCTTCAGAAGACGCGGATCTTTTAATTGTCAAAACTGCAATCGAtttaaaaagaagaagaaatcaatccGTGACGATAGTTGGTAATGATATTGACTTACTTATCATTTTGATTTCACTTGTCTCTGACGAAGAGGTAATATACTTTTATAAAATGACACCAGGAAAACAAGCTAATGTTATTTATTCTACGGAATACGATAAAAATTTGAAgccttttttgctttttgcgcaTGCATTTGCAGGTTGCGACACTACAAgtgcaatttttaaaaaaggaaaaaaaagtataatatctttattgaaaaaaaaacctgatttGCAAGCTCTAATTTCTGTTTTCTATGAGTCTAATCGTTCAATTGAGGAATTATACGcagtatctgaaaaaattatattccatCTCTATGGTCAAAGTATTACAGATGAACTGACACTTGGTGAATTAAGATATAGGATATTTTCATTATCGGCTGCTGCTTTTAAAAAAGAAGTTATCTTAGCTTCTTTACCACCGACTGAATCAGCCCTACGAGAACATACAAAACGAGTGTATTATCAAATTCAACAGTGGTTAGGCAACAATCTAAATCCGGACGATTGGGGTTGGAGAAGAACCTTATTTATGATGATACCTATCATGTCAAACGCGGAACCAGCACCAAAGGAGTTAATAGATAAA GTTTCTTGTAGCTGTAAAACGAATTGTTTATCAGCTCGATGTGGTTGCAAAAAAAGTGgtttaaaatgcaataaattttgtaaaagttgccaaggccaaagctgtgaTAACGCTTCTGCAAGATCGTTTAATCTTGAGgatgatgaaaatgaagataaagaagatgaagaaagagatgatagtgatgatgaaaatgatgatgatggaAATGTTTATGAGGATGAAAATGATGGTGAAGAAGAAACTACTGTCGAAGACGAAGAACAAGAAAATGAAGCTATATGTACAGGACGTAAAACTGTTAAAAACACTCGTTCAAAAGTATCCACACAAAAG AACCAATTGTGCATCAGCAAGATGTAG
- the LOC123676392 gene encoding uncharacterized protein LOC123676392 isoform X1: protein MSYLGAIGYIMSESGIEDLWTTVYAGDSVKKMLTGHAYARALRAHIMSFTALGIIICRSLKPSDEFQDSIKKFFGTWDSEPPLLTDCDDEPVITDMCERFVQQLAVMEKNGPTSKLWIQYFKSIIIALQFLEAERLGNWELHLQSVKEMLPFFHASGHYPYAKYAQIYLQQMADLELIMDPGEYDEFTKEGFFTIRRSEKAWAGIWSDMVIEQTLNRFFGTDLKHGRGVTSSVVTRYLVAMPSAFNIMECLETYCKIESSNSEQHVDISRSRITKDEVGIKKFLFWLDERNPFEVRTSLVSLSTGIIGGPTINCHNAVEVGLQGIATMVGKNIDNVSLSNAFKVKTLANAKSGMHIGDDFVAVDSFLLIQRISVFFHGNVEETRNALKYELSPFPLSLFDEHGLMRKTPKSELYNVFQPYIQSPALISGSGSIFVIDGGWLLHSYVWPHGKKYSDICNLYYSYLIKNFGSNVTVIFDGYSKETIGIKSYERYRRKEKCVAADVEISEDNLVTLTQKKFLSNIANKKQFVNLLSNNLQNRGISTNIASEDADLLIVKTAIDLKRRRNQSVTIVGNDIDLLIILISLVSDEEVIYFYKMTPGKQANVIYSTEYDKNLKPFLLFAHAFAGCDTTSAIFKKGKKSIISLLKKKPDLQALISVFYESNRSIEELYAVSEKIIFHLYGQSITDELTLGELRYRIFSLSAAAFKKEVILASLPPTESALREHTKRVYYQIQQWLGNNLNPDDWGWRRTLFMMIPIMSNAEPAPKELIDKVSCSCKTNCLSARCGCKKSGLKCNKFCKSCQGQSCDNASARSFNLEDDENEDKEDEERDDSDDENDDDGNVYEDENDGEEETTVEDEEQENEAICTGRKTVKNTRSKVSTQKIFCGCRTNCASARCSCRKSSLKCNELCKFCHGDTCNNSINAGVDTNEDSEYETHTKANDKDEETPTEEENEGSSTVRDSSPLDEIYINFEKF, encoded by the exons ATGTCATACCTGGGAGCAATCGGTTACATTATGTCTGAGAGTGGAATTGAAGATTTATGGACAACAGTCTATGCAGGTGATTCTGTAAAGAAAATGTTAACTGGTCATGCTTATGCTAGAGCGTTGCGAGCTCATATCATGTCGTTCACCGCACTTGGTATTATAATTTGTAGAAGCTTGAAACCTTCGGATGAATTCCAAGATTCTATTAAAAAGTTTTTCGGTACGTGGGATTCAGAACCTCCACTTCTAACAGATTGTGATGACGAACCAGTAATAACTGATATGTGCGAAAGATTTGTACAGCAACTGGCAGTGATGGAAAAAAATGGTCCAACATCTAAATTATGGATCCAGTATTTCAAAAGCATTATTATTGCATTGCAATTTTTAGAAGCGGAACGATTAGGCAATTGGGAACTACACTTACAAAGCGTCAAAGAGATGTTACCATTCTTCCATGCAAGTGGACATTATCCATATGCGAAATACGCTCAAATTTATTTGCAACAAATGGCTGACCTCGAGTTAATTATGGATCCAGGAGAATATGACGAATTCACGAAGGAAGGTTTTTTTACAATTCGTAGATCCGAAAAAGCATGGGCTGGAATTTGGTCAGACATGGTTATTGAACAGACCCTCAATCGTTTCTTCGGTACTGACTTGAAGCATGGAAGAGGTGTTACTTCCAGTGTTGTAACAAGATATTTAGTAGCAATGCCATCAGCATTCAATATCATGGAATGTTTAGAGACATATTGCAAGATTGAATCAAGCAACAGTGAACAACATGTTGATATTTCAAGAAGTAGAATCACAAAAGATGAAgtaggaattaaaaaatttttgttttggcttgatgaaagaaATCCATTTGAGGTTAGAACTTCATTAGTATCACTCTCTACTGGAATCATAGGTGGACCAACAATTAATTGTCATAATGCAGTAGAAGTTGGATTGCAAGGTATAGCTACCATGGTtggtaaaaatattgataacgtTTCTTTGTCTAACGCGTTCAAAGTGAAAACACTTGCAAATGCGAAAAGTGGTATGCATATTGGCGATGATTTTGTTGCTGTCGACTCATTCTTGTTAATTCAGAGAATATCAgtattttttcatggcaatGTTGAAGAAACACGCAATGCATTGAAGTACGAGTTGTCACCGTTTCCTCTGAGCTTATTCGACGAACATGGATTAATGAGAAAAACACCAAAGTCAGAATTGTATAACGTTTTCCAGCCATACATTCAATCGCCTGCCTTAATATCTGGATCTGgatcaatttttgtaattgatGGTGGCTGGCTTCTGCATAGCTATGTTTGGCCGCATGGAAAGAAATACTCAGACATTTGTAACCTTTACTACTCTTATCTTATTAAAAATTTTGGATCTAACGTGACAGTCATATTCGACGGCTACTCGAAGGAAACAATAGGAATTAAGTCCTACGAAAGATATCGCAGAAAAGAAAAATGTGTTGCTGCAGATGTTGAGATTTCTGAAGATAATCTCGTGACCTTGACCCAAAAGAAGTTCCTGTCCAATATTGCAAATAAGAAACAATTTGTAAACTTACTGAGTAATAATCTTCAAAACCGTGGTATTAGCACGAATATAGCTTCAGAAGACGCGGATCTTTTAATTGTCAAAACTGCAATCGAtttaaaaagaagaagaaatcaatccGTGACGATAGTTGGTAATGATATTGACTTACTTATCATTTTGATTTCACTTGTCTCTGACGAAGAGGTAATATACTTTTATAAAATGACACCAGGAAAACAAGCTAATGTTATTTATTCTACGGAATACGATAAAAATTTGAAgccttttttgctttttgcgcaTGCATTTGCAGGTTGCGACACTACAAgtgcaatttttaaaaaaggaaaaaaaagtataatatctttattgaaaaaaaaacctgatttGCAAGCTCTAATTTCTGTTTTCTATGAGTCTAATCGTTCAATTGAGGAATTATACGcagtatctgaaaaaattatattccatCTCTATGGTCAAAGTATTACAGATGAACTGACACTTGGTGAATTAAGATATAGGATATTTTCATTATCGGCTGCTGCTTTTAAAAAAGAAGTTATCTTAGCTTCTTTACCACCGACTGAATCAGCCCTACGAGAACATACAAAACGAGTGTATTATCAAATTCAACAGTGGTTAGGCAACAATCTAAATCCGGACGATTGGGGTTGGAGAAGAACCTTATTTATGATGATACCTATCATGTCAAACGCGGAACCAGCACCAAAGGAGTTAATAGATAAA GTTTCTTGTAGCTGTAAAACGAATTGTTTATCAGCTCGATGTGGTTGCAAAAAAAGTGgtttaaaatgcaataaattttgtaaaagttgccaaggccaaagctgtgaTAACGCTTCTGCAAGATCGTTTAATCTTGAGgatgatgaaaatgaagataaagaagatgaagaaagagatgatagtgatgatgaaaatgatgatgatggaAATGTTTATGAGGATGAAAATGATGGTGAAGAAGAAACTACTGTCGAAGACGAAGAACAAGAAAATGAAGCTATATGTACAGGACGTAAAACTGTTAAAAACACTCGTTCAAAAGTATCCACACAAAAG ATTTTTTGTGGTTGTAGAACCAATTGTGCATCAGCAAGATGTAGTTGTAGAAAAAGTTCTCTCAAATGTAATGAATTATGCAAGTTTTGTCATGGTGATACATGCAATAACAGTATAAATGCAGGCGTTGATACCAATGAAGATAGTGAATATGAGACACATACAAAAGCTAACGATAAAGACGAAGAAACACCTACTGAAGAAGAAAACGAAGGAAGCTCAACTGTTAGAGACAGCAGTCCActtgatgaaatttatattaactttgaaaaattttaa